cagagggaacaaatctgaccctgtaaagaccaatattgtacatttgagggtacaattatgaagaatgtacctttgagtacaaaaaagtactcatatcgtacctctgtttttagagtgtaatGTTGAAAGGGGGTTcttactatttgtaaaaaaaatctttttttaaatgtaaagtaaacaGTTGATTGCACAGCACTTACAAAAAAATGCAagaagtaaaaatataaattttaagatttttttagccCAACTAATCTGGTGTAATGGGGGGAAATATGAAGTGTGCAGGCTCTTCATACTTGTTTGGCTCCATTTCGCTGGGGGGCAGAAATGAGCGGTGgtctgaattcagcacaacaggCGAATGATCCCTGcagaagttagctagctaaagctgTGTGGTTGGTTTGTTTACTCTTTAGGTACCGAATTTAACCCCCTTGGGAAACCTGTTCGTGCCTTTAAGGTCATGAATACTTTAACCACAGCGTTAGCTCAGCTAAATGTCGGTGTTTAGTTAGTCTGCTGATTTCTGAATAGAGCTGCTGCCGGGGCAAATGACAGTGAAGTGTTTCTGAAGCGGATCAGGGGCCTCAGGTAAGCAGCTAAATAACATTCAGCTGCCCTTCAGAATAAAGTTCTTATACTGTCTGCCCTTAACTACAGACAGTGTCTACTTCTATATAGAAGAATAAGTTAATAAATCACATCATTATTGTGTCCTGTATGTTGAgctgaggtgaggtgaggtgagcTGAGCTGTCTGTAGTCTTCAGAAGTTgcttaggttagctaacgttaatcATCATGGTGATGTTGTTGAGCAATCAGCTTCCCCCAGTGTGTATGAAGAGCACGTAGCTAAGCTATTATATGCTCACAGGCACTCAGAAGTCGATGACATGGATAAAAATTGCAGATTAGGTGATAAGGAAGGCCGTATACAATCAAAGGGTTAAAAACAGAGACGTGTAATAGAGGAGCCAGCTAGTTATTGTTAGTGTTGCATGTCATTTACTCAACTCTACTTGTGTAGCTTCCTTCCTGAGGATTTCTATAATCTTTAATTATCATACTAgctatttactttatttagttttacctgtacacatacatatatatagtcctttaattagtttttttaaattatttatatagtatattattttttgtcttattatttttttaagcgcTGCAATCATGACCCGCGATGTGCTTGGAGATGAACTGCCTGATTGGGTGGGTGCAAAGGAGTTCCATCAGAAGTATGAGCCCAAGGAGGTCATTGGCAGGTGGGTGCATTTACTATGCAGGAAAGTAGAAGAATATTGATGTATATAGAAGTATAGaagcatattttatattattcattaaaaaatatatattttttattataagtttATGTGTAAAGATTGAATTTTCTATACTATAGCAATAGTAGTTCCCAAAAATCACATtgagggtgctttcacacttttcttgtttggtccagacttccagacttttcagtttggttccaaccaaagtagcaggtgtgaaagtggCCGCAAACCACggtccagatctactgaacctTGTAGatagttcagactttcagaccaattacgggaagttgagtcagtctttaaacaaaccagagcaaAACACAAATGTTTAGACTGGaaattaattgaattactgtaacagtagattaaccctattttaaaaacagaaataaaaggaatctgaagaTAATATTTCACTCATATTCTGACAAAGAGCTAGAGTTCGTCTAAATACCATGCAAAGCAACTTACCGAACTTATAACCAACATTTTTACAAACCAGTTGATATATTAAGTATATAGAGATGCAGCCCACTCAGCTGATAATGACAAATTGTAAAgctgttttgtctgctcaactgcTGGGTGAAACCAAACTAACTGggccaaatatatacaatttacCAAAACACAAACCTCGTTATGAAAACACCCCTAAAAAGGAATAATCAGTacatcaccttgcttacagtattgcagtatattgcaatatattgaatcatacaCTTGTCAGTACACAGTCTTATTGTTTACAGTGTAGCACTGGCTCTAGTACACCATAGATGTTTCACACTTGACTTaactttaaattctttttttttttttttaactataaaacATCCTTTAGGATTCTGTAGGTCCTAGAGCACAATATACATGTACACTGCGCATGAACATGAACATATGTTATGGCTTGGTGCAGTTTTTGAATCTGAGCTCAAAAAATAAATTGGGGGGGGAGATCACCGATAGCTTGTTTTACTCACGATTTTTACAAATTACTTGTAATTAGAGAGAGGTGGAGAAACTCAGAAAACCATTACAACTATTACAAACTGAATGTGCAGCACTATTATTTCTTACTATTATATTTGATTTGCCTATTTCTTACGCAAACAATTTATTCATATACAGAGGTGTGAGCAGTGTGGTGCGCAGGTGTGTTAACAAACACACAGGAGAGGAATTAGCAGTGAAGGTGATTGAGATTACTGCAGAAAAAATGACAGTCCAGCAGTTGGAAGAAGTGAAGAGCTCCACTCTGAAGGAGATCCACGTCCTTAATGTATTGAAAGGGCACCCGTCAATCAGTGAGTCAGAACATGTTTACATTGTATGTGTCATATCTATGTATATGGTGTTGTGTATTTGCACTGTGTTTTCAGTTATTACTTAACATCATCACTTTGCTttacccttttcttttttttcagtcacACTTGTTGATTCATATGAGTCAGCAACATTCATCTTTTTGGTTTTTGACCTGTAAGTAATTAAGAGTTGATATCATGCATTCTTTAgccattaaaaaacactgaatacactgccatgccaaaagtcataggatagcagtaAGTAAATTGTTCAGTgtcaccacccacagtggactgtAATGATCAAGTgaatggtaatgatcatgactggtagCATCTGGCTAGATTTTTCTGTGTAAACAGACAAACGACTCTGCATAAAACCACATTCAGTGCTGGAGGTCCCACACACCCTGTAGACCAGTGTAGTCATCTGTAGCTTCTATGGGACACTGCAAACGTCAGATACATAATTTTAATACCTCTATCATGACtttgggcatgtcagtgtaaCATACTTAGTGTAACATTTAGCATGCCTTTtgttctaagtttttttttgtcatctcactgtaaaaatatagtaaaatacagtaattaaagtaaaaatatgtaatatcactgttaaacatagtttttattcctttttttaatttcacGCCACAGCATGAGAAGAGGAGAGCTGTTTGATTACTTAACAGAAAAGGTCACTCTCAGTGAAAAGGAGACGAGgtaaatatttacacaaatgtTAACATTTGACATTTATTTTCCTGTGATTCACTAAACCAAAAATGCTATTAAAAAATAACACACTATAGCTGACTGCTGCATTGTGTTTTAAGGTATATGATGCGTGCTCTTCTTGAAGCTGTCCAGTATCTTCATTCCCTTAATATTGTACACCGGGACCTCAAACCTGAAAATATTCTGCTGGATGACCAGGGACACATTAAACTATCAGACTTTGGTTTTTCAGTGCAGCTGCGACCTGGACAAAAGCTGAGAGGTGAGTTgtgaataaaaaaggaaaatatatttattctttcCTTTAATAAAACTATATACAGACTCTTTGTCTTTTCTGTTAGAGCTGTGTGGTACTCCAGGCTATCTTGCGCCAGAGATTCTGAAATGTTCAATGGATGAAACACATGAGGGATATGGAAAAGAGGTTGATCTGTAAGTCAGAATTCTCTGCTTATTGCACATAATATGATGAAATTGTTTCCCTGGAAGTCGTACGTTATTAACAtaaatttgacattaaaataatTTACTACAAAATACTTTACTTATCGTATTGCattgcatgtattttttttaagtaagcaaTTGGTTTCTAGTTTTTTTCTTGCTAACTTTGGATTTCTCCTAGGTGGGCATGTGGTGTGATCCTGTTTACGCTACTTGCTGGATCTCCTCCTTTCTGGCACCGTAAACAGCTTCTGATGCTAAGAATGATCATGGAGGGCCGTTATCAGTTCAGCTCTCCAGAGTGGGATGACAGATCTGATACTGTCAAAGACCTGGTAAGATTTGTGTTTCATAATGAGTGTGAAATATCAATAGAAATTGATACATTTTTTCCTCACACTGCTTCTGATTTCAGATCTCAAGGCTTTTGGTGGTAGATCCTCCGCTTCGTCTTACAGCCGAGCAAGCTTTGGCTCATCCTTTCTTTCGCCAGTATCAAAAAGAGGAGGTACGACTGTTTAGTCCCAGGAAGACATTCCGGGTGAGTCTTTGCTTcactacttaatttttttttttgcaaaactgcTATTTAATTGCTTATCAGTGTTTTTAAATGTCCATTTTAAGATAAGACTGACAGAGGTTTTAACCAAGGTTTTAACCAAATACTAAATACATTTATGCCCCTCTATTTAATGTCTCCAGGTCCTAATCCTGACTGTTTTGGGCTGTATTCGTATGTACTGCCGCTACAACCGGGCCAGGCCCCTGACGCGGGAGCTCCTAGCTAGAGACCCTTACTCTTTGAGAGCTGTGCGCAAACTTATTGACGGCTGTGCTTTTCGCATATATGGACACTGGGTGAAGAAAGGGGAACAACAGAACCGGGCTGCTCTTTTCCAGAACACCACTAAAATTCTTCTTGTTGGTTTAGAGGACCTTGAGAACTAGATCCATTATTTTCCTGTATCTAACGATACTTCACTATTTTGCATTATAAGTTATAACACAGTTCAGGGACTATAGGCATTCATCCGTCCAGAGGCGCACAAAACAGATTTGTACTATTTATTCATGATTACTGTTTCATTAACAATGAGAGgtgcttcattcattcattcaatgttACATGCAAGTAATCTGACCTCACTTTTACTGTTTCACTGTATTATGATCAGGTTGCTCTTGAATGTATGAACAGACCTGTAGCATACTAAGTGTACTGCTTGTGTataatctaaaaatataatatGCAGATTGGGGATGACTAGATTGGGGTTGCTGGCTATTGTAACTCTGTTTACATTCCAACAGACCAGCGGCTATTCTTGGGTGTTATATAATCTTGTTGAATTTAAACACTGTAAGTGTCCTAATGATTGTTACGTGCATTACCAGAGGTTTATTTACTGGCTAATTTGTAAATTACCAGATTGTGGATGACAGGTAACTACTGTATTGTACATCTAGTTTTAGTTTTACTTTGTTTATATCTTAGCTCAGATACATtattttactgcagcatttacatcTTTCTGATAAGCAATGTATGGTTGCTTTCCTGATCACTTTcagaagatttattttaatatatttgaccACTTATTCCTTTTCATCTATGATAACCAAACACCATGTTTTTATGACTGAGTACTGTACTGATTGTGACTAAAAAAGcaaatatattactatattattatttatgaGTTTGCTGTTGTctagttttcttttctttttttcttttttttttttacttgtttgatAAACCATATAGTTAGTTTTATAAAGCATGTATGTTTAAGGTGTAAAATAGGGCTGCGACAAACAACTATTTTGATAGAATAATCTACTGATGAGTAAAACTATAtgtatttacctttttttaatgaaaataactTATGAAGAAAGAATTTTATTGAAAAATAATTTCCAAATTGAAATACAGCAGTTTGATAAAATACCCAGATGGTGTGAAGTTGATTGGTCACTTCTTAGATCGAATATTAGCCTCCAGCACAGTAAGAGCTGTGTTTAGCTGATCAGTACTTTCCTGAAGCCGTTTTTCTAGCTGAGCTGTCAAGCGCATCACTTCATCCTTTACTTCTTTTTCCACGATTGTCCGGAGCTCTGTTTTTGGGGATGGACCTAATGATAGAA
This genomic stretch from Astyanax mexicanus isolate ESR-SI-001 chromosome 15, AstMex3_surface, whole genome shotgun sequence harbors:
- the phkg2 gene encoding phosphorylase b kinase gamma catalytic chain, liver/testis isoform; the protein is MTRDVLGDELPDWVGAKEFHQKYEPKEVIGRGVSSVVRRCVNKHTGEELAVKVIEITAEKMTVQQLEEVKSSTLKEIHVLNVLKGHPSIITLVDSYESATFIFLVFDLMRRGELFDYLTEKVTLSEKETRYMMRALLEAVQYLHSLNIVHRDLKPENILLDDQGHIKLSDFGFSVQLRPGQKLRELCGTPGYLAPEILKCSMDETHEGYGKEVDLWACGVILFTLLAGSPPFWHRKQLLMLRMIMEGRYQFSSPEWDDRSDTVKDLISRLLVVDPPLRLTAEQALAHPFFRQYQKEEVRLFSPRKTFRVLILTVLGCIRMYCRYNRARPLTRELLARDPYSLRAVRKLIDGCAFRIYGHWVKKGEQQNRAALFQNTTKILLVGLEDLEN